From Thunnus albacares chromosome 22, fThuAlb1.1, whole genome shotgun sequence, the proteins below share one genomic window:
- the LOC122974223 gene encoding sialoadhesin-like, whose protein sequence is MELTSLCLMLSTLSISPKRSQFFQDDQISLSCEAPANSSGWIVRRNTSKRTSQNCTYGWGIPSESSCIIQHAFPSDTGLYWCESQRGECSNRVNITVTAGVVILESPGLPMTEGDDVTLLCSYKEEDETKSTSNFSASFYRNGVFIGSQPAGKMTLRPVSKSDEGLYKCQHPTKGESPQSWLAVRVGTQPISVPTTPPPPLMSLRLLYTILLFILYNVILIVCVIIYRRWARARAEAKRRASHHLTLE, encoded by the exons ATGGAGCTCACATCACTTTGCCTGATGCTCT CCACACTGAGCATCAGTCCCAAAAGATCTCAGTTTTTTCAGGATGACCAAATCTCTCTGAGCTGTGAGGCACCAGCAAACTCCAGCGGCTGGATAGTGAGGAGAAACACCTCGAAAAGGACATCTCAGAACTGCACGTATGGCTGGGGAATCCCAAGTGAATCCTCCTGCATCATTCAGCATGCCTTCCCGTCAGACACTGGATTGTACTGGTGTGAGTCCCAGCGGGGGGAGTGCAGCAACCGCGTCAACATCACTGTTACTG CTGGTGTTGTGATCCTGGAGAGCCCTGGACTTCCTATGACAGAGGGAGACGATGTGACACTTCTGTGTTCCTACAAGGAAGAAGATGAAACTAAATCTACATCAAATTTCTCTGCTTCATTCTACAGAAATGGTGTTTTCATCGGGTCTCAGCCTGCAGGAAAGATGACCCTCCGACCTGTTTCCAAGTCTGATGAAGGCCTTTACAAGTGCCAACACCCCACAAAAGGAGAGTCACCACAGAGCTGGCTGGCAGTGAGAG TTGGAACTCAGCCCATAAGTGTCCCtaccactcctcctcctcctcttatgTCTCTGCGCCTGTTGTACACCATCCTGCTGTTCATCCTCTACAATGTCATCCTCATTGTGTGTGTAATCATTTACCGAAGGTGGGCTCGAG